The DNA window ACCACAAGGCGCACTCGGCCAAGTACGGGGCCAAGTGCGCCGACTGCCACCACATGGGGCAGCCGCAGGCCTGCGAGACTTGCCACAACGGCCAGGGAAAGGCGCCGAAGCTCTTCGCCGCCTTCCACGGCGACGGCAAGTTCTCCTGCAAGACCTGCCACGCCAAGGCGGTCGCGGCGGGCAAGCCGGCGCCGAAGGGCTGCACCGACTGCCACAAGAAGTAGCGTCTTCCGGAAAGACGGGAA is part of the bacterium genome and encodes:
- a CDS encoding cytochrome c family protein, whose translation is MKKFALVVAGLLAASAWSFAGAPPETKKYEPKNGAVTFNHKAHSAKYGAKCADCHHMGQPQACETCHNGQGKAPKLFAAFHGDGKFSCKTCHAKAVAAGKPAPKGCTDCHKK